A stretch of Triticum aestivum cultivar Chinese Spring chromosome 1D, IWGSC CS RefSeq v2.1, whole genome shotgun sequence DNA encodes these proteins:
- the LOC123182499 gene encoding B2 protein, translating to MDNLWHLGDEFRGQSKVVEDRQWSLMTSKLAEITKSKAERMNDFEYARMNTVPDVKQWDKLSYHQEDNKMDHLNLGLMNLDLKMNDLKMNEAAMKYPFRNMAYNMNPMYPKGNNGNVNSFKMNVGVNKYPNNQNGKEANGKHNGGNNNNGGNSNNNSVDKRFKTLPTSEMLPRNEVLGGYIFVCNNDTMQEDLKRQLFGLPARYRDSVRAITPGLPLFLYNYTTHQLHGVFEAASFGGSNIDPTAWEDKKCKGESRFPAQVRIRIRRLCKALEEDAFRPVLHHYDGPKFRLELSIAETLSLLDLCKTEDA from the exons ATGGACAACTTGTGGCATCTCGGAGATGAGTTCCGTGGGCAATCAAAGGTGGTGGAGGACCGCCAATGGTCTCTCATGACATCAAAGCTGGCTGAGATCACAAAGTCAAAGGCTGAGAGGATGAATGACTTTGAGTATGCACGGATGAACACCGTCCCTGATGTGAAGCAATGGGATAAGCTATCCTACCACCAAGAAGACAACAAGATGGACCACCTCAATCTTGGCCTCATGAACCTGGATCTTAAGATGAATGATCTCAAGATGAACGAGGCTGCCATGAAGTACCCTTTCCGCAACATGGCCTATAACATGAATCCGATGTACCCCAAGGGAAACAACGGTAATGTCAATTCATTCAAGATGAATGTCGGGGTCAACAAATATCCGAATAATCAGAATGGGAAGGAAGCAAACGGCAAACACAATGGTGGTAACAACAACAATGgaggcaacagcaacaacaactctGTTGACAAGCGCTTCAAAACATTGCCAACAAGCGAGATGCTACCGAGGAATGAAGTTCTTGGTGGATACATCTTTGTCTGCAACAATGATACCATGCAGGAGGATCTCAAGAGACAGCTTTTTG GCTTGCCAGCAAGATATCGTGATTCAGTCCGAGCCATCACTCCTGGTCTACCTCTTTTCCTCTACAACTACACGACCCATCAGCTACATGGGGTGTTTGAG GCTGCTAGTTTTGGAGGATCAAACATTGATCCCACTGCTTGGGAAGATAAGAAGTGCAAAGGTGAATCCAGATTCCCAGCACAG GTGAGGATCCGCATTAGAAGGCTTTGCAAGGCCTTGGAAGAGGATGCTTTCAGGCCAGTGCTGCACCACTATGATGGTCCTAAATTCCGCCTCGAGCTCTCCATAGCAGAG ACACTGTCACTGCTAGACCTGTGCAAGACAGAAGACGCCTGA
- the LOC123182498 gene encoding uncharacterized protein isoform X1: protein MSSSSSTPMLPGGTTAPMSTAPLAIAPMTSAGVPMLSEQVTTACFPTPPAPVTSAPPPAAVFTPEQMTSTLQQLVTAVQGLDMNQYQQYMAGAYDLPPAAPIATYGHPAPWLFPGAPACGGPSLLPFQTGTSSGPPPAAAGLWHLPPPPSTAPLWHLQPLPSPAVAAPVQPALLPLQPSAPPLHSSGAPSLTGLPIHQVRFPPSPSPLPAWAAGSSPSPVYTTAPEQPTPFPQFGGPSGSAGPYPEYSDQAPPASLLRTCEPARHGALTQTPSRFAKIDFATYDGTEDPLNWLNQCDQFFRGQRTLASERTWLASYHLRGAAHTWYYALKQDKGAMPPWERFRELCLLRFGPPVRGSRLAELGRLPFTSTVQDFADRFQALACHASGVTAQQRADLFFGGLPDHIRVDVELRGPQDLQTAMYYARAVAIQQESPSRAAGSLPSPDSAQGRPAQASAAPLAVTAARPFRRLTSAELLERRRQGLCFDCDEPYTPGHACPRLFYLEVADYIPEDAVAADLAAPAIEQVFDAG, encoded by the coding sequence ATGTCGTCATCATCCTCCACGCCCATGCTGCCCGGCGGCACCACCGCCCCGATGTCCACCGCTCCGCTGGCCATCGCCCCGATGACCTCCGCCGGAGTCCCCATGCTGTCGGAGCAGGTCACGACCGCGTGCTTCCCCACGCCGCCAGCCCCAGTCACTTCCGCGCCGCCACCAgccgccgtcttcacgccggaacAGATGACCAGCACGCTGCAGCAGCTCGTGACGGCCGTCCAAGGGCTCGACATGAACCAGTACCAGCAGTACATGGCAGGAGCGTACGACCTCCCGCCGGCTGCGCCGATCGCCACGTACGGCCACCCTGCGCCGTGGCTGTTCCCGGGCGCACCCGCATGCGGCGGGCCCTCGCTGTTGCCGTTCCAGACGGGGACCTCCAGCGGGCCACCACCAGCCGCCGCGGGCCTGTGGCATCTGCCGCCGCCACCATCGACGGCGCCCCTCTGGCACCTGCAGCCGTTGCCGTCCCCGGCAGTCGCTGCCCCCGTCCAGCCCGCGCTGCTGCCGCTGCAACCATCGGCGCCGCCCCTGCACAGCTCGGGGGCACCATCGCTGACCGGCCTCCCGATCCATCAAGTCCGGTTCCCGCCCTCTCCGTCGCCACTTCCAGCGTGGGCGGCTGGGTCTTCGCCATCGCCGGTCTACACCACGGCCCCCGAACAGCCGACTCCGTTCCCGCAGTTCGGTGGGCCATCCGGTTCCGCCGGTCCCTACCCGGAGTACTCCGACCAGGCGCCACCCGCCTCGCTGCTCCGCACCTGTGAGCCAGCTCGACACGGCGCTCTGACCCAGACACCGTCgcggttcgccaagatcgacttcgccacctatgacggcacggaggaccccctcaactggctcaaccagtgcgaccaGTTCTTTCGCGGGCAGCGCACCCTCGCATCGGAGCGTACCTGGCTCGCCTCGTACCACCTCCGCGGCGCGGCACATACCTGGTATTACGCCCTCAAGCAGGACAAGGGCGccatgcccccttgggagcgcttccgcgagctctgcctccttcgcttTGGGCCTCCGGTACGCGGGAGCCGACTGGCGGAGctcggccgccttcccttcacctccacggtgcaggacttcgccgaccgtttccaggccctggcgtgccatgcgtcgggcgtgacggcgcagcagcgggccgacctcttcttcggtggacttccggatcacatccgcgtggacgtggagcttaggggaccccaggatctccagacggccatgtactacgcccgcgcggtggccatccagcaggaatcaccGTCCCGGGCCGCTGGGTCGCTACCCTCGCCGGAttccgcgcagggtcggcctgcgcaggcttccgcggcacccctTGCCGTGACCGCGGcacgcccgttccgccggctcacctcagccgagctactcgagcgtcgccgccaagggttgtgcttcgactgcgacgagccctacacgcccggccacgcctgcccgcgactcttctacctggaggttgcagactacattccggaggacgccgtcgccgccgacttGGCCGCCCCAGCCATCGAgcaggtgtttgacgctggttga